Proteins from a genomic interval of Bradyrhizobium sp. G127:
- a CDS encoding AMP-binding protein, with the protein MSDLTATGGVPGPGRIGRVAVGDILRRAAKRFPDRIALTDGAQQVTFTEIERDANRFANYLLARGLKPGDKISTICNNSVEFVKALFGIHRAGLVWVPINTMLGPGDMDYILGHAEVRFALIDDNLHAQPDRRAALEKRGVDLIAIDLAGKAKEQGLDSFNHLIVGHSDIEPDVEFDDRDLAMIIYTSGTTSRPKGAMHGHLAVVMAAMSNAIEMHLDRNDGITGQFPLFHCAAHVLLLTYLSVGGKLALMRGFDPVACMEAIQRDKLTVFIGLPAMYQAILDHPRRKEFDLSTLRTCVYTMAPMPRPLLERCIAELCPTFVQPSGQTEMYPATTMSQPDRQLARFGNYWGESMIVNETAIMDDAGNLLPPGQIGELVHRGPNVMLGYYKDPEATAAARKFGWHHTGDLALIDEHGEVLFIDRKKDMIKSGGENVASVKIEETLLAHPAVLNAAVVGLPHPEWGEAVSAFVKLKPGVQAGEADIIAHCRKSLGGFQVPKLVQILDEMPMTATGKLRKVELRQKFVDHFNATSAA; encoded by the coding sequence ATGAGTGATCTGACTGCAACGGGCGGCGTGCCCGGCCCCGGACGAATCGGGCGCGTGGCTGTCGGCGACATCCTGCGTCGCGCGGCGAAGCGATTTCCGGACCGTATCGCGCTGACCGACGGTGCGCAGCAGGTGACCTTTACCGAGATCGAACGCGACGCCAATCGCTTTGCCAACTATCTGCTGGCGCGGGGCCTCAAGCCCGGCGACAAAATTTCGACCATCTGCAACAACTCGGTTGAATTCGTCAAAGCGCTGTTCGGCATTCACCGCGCGGGCCTGGTCTGGGTTCCGATCAACACCATGCTCGGACCCGGCGACATGGATTACATCCTCGGCCATGCCGAGGTCCGCTTCGCGCTGATCGACGATAACCTCCATGCGCAACCGGACCGGCGCGCGGCCTTGGAGAAGCGCGGCGTAGATCTCATTGCGATCGACTTGGCCGGCAAGGCGAAGGAGCAGGGGCTCGACAGTTTCAACCATCTGATCGTGGGACATTCCGATATCGAGCCCGACGTGGAGTTCGACGACCGCGACCTCGCGATGATCATTTACACCTCCGGCACCACATCGCGTCCGAAAGGCGCGATGCACGGTCATCTGGCGGTGGTGATGGCGGCGATGAGCAACGCCATCGAAATGCATCTCGACCGCAATGACGGGATCACTGGACAGTTTCCGCTGTTCCATTGCGCTGCTCACGTTCTGCTGCTGACCTATCTTTCGGTGGGCGGCAAGCTCGCGCTGATGCGGGGCTTCGATCCGGTGGCCTGCATGGAGGCGATCCAGCGCGACAAACTGACGGTGTTCATCGGCTTGCCAGCGATGTATCAGGCGATCCTCGATCATCCGCGCCGCAAGGAGTTCGATCTCTCGACCCTGCGCACCTGCGTCTACACCATGGCGCCGATGCCGCGGCCGCTGCTGGAGCGGTGCATCGCCGAACTGTGTCCGACCTTCGTGCAGCCGAGCGGGCAAACGGAAATGTATCCGGCGACGACCATGTCGCAGCCCGACCGGCAGTTGGCGCGCTTCGGCAACTACTGGGGCGAATCGATGATCGTCAACGAGACCGCGATCATGGATGACGCGGGCAACCTGCTGCCGCCGGGACAGATCGGCGAACTGGTTCATCGCGGGCCAAACGTCATGCTGGGCTATTATAAGGACCCGGAAGCGACCGCTGCCGCGCGCAAATTCGGCTGGCATCACACCGGCGATCTCGCGCTGATCGATGAGCATGGCGAAGTGCTGTTCATCGACCGCAAGAAAGACATGATCAAGTCCGGCGGCGAAAACGTCGCCTCGGTCAAGATCGAGGAAACGCTGCTGGCGCATCCGGCGGTGCTGAATGCCGCTGTAGTCGGCTTGCCGCATCCGGAATGGGGCGAGGCGGTGTCCGCTTTCGTCAAGCTGAAGCCTGGCGTGCAGGCAGGCGAGGCCGATATCATCGCCCATTGCCGCAAGTCGCTCGGCGGATTCCAGGTGCCGAAGCTCGTGCAAATTCTCGACGAGATGCCGATGACTGCCACCGGCAAGCTGCGCAAGGTCGAGCTGCGCCAGAAGTTCGTCGATCATTTCAATGCGACATCGGCGGCGTGA
- a CDS encoding 3-keto-5-aminohexanoate cleavage protein, which produces MDKAVVTCALNGVLTNPKQHHVPVTPEEMAREAKAAFNAGASVMHMHLRRQEPDQGHMPSWDVNLSKEVQQAIREACPGVIINHTTGVVGPNYQGALDCVRETKPEMAACNAGSLNYLKAKADGTWAWPPHVFDNPPDKIQKYIDVMKVAKSLPEFECFDVGIVRSVAMYRDVGMYDGPIEYNFVMGVASGMPADPELLPILLKLKLKDANWSVTAIGREEIWPLHQRCAELGGHLRTGLEDTFYLGDGTKVTSNGQLIEGIVACARKAGREIASPAEARKILKLMQ; this is translated from the coding sequence ATGGATAAAGCCGTCGTCACCTGTGCGCTCAACGGCGTCCTGACCAATCCCAAACAGCATCACGTGCCGGTCACGCCGGAAGAAATGGCGCGAGAGGCGAAGGCCGCCTTCAACGCAGGCGCATCGGTAATGCACATGCATCTGCGCCGGCAGGAGCCGGATCAGGGCCATATGCCATCCTGGGACGTGAATCTGTCGAAGGAGGTCCAGCAGGCGATCCGCGAGGCGTGCCCGGGCGTCATCATCAACCACACCACCGGGGTGGTCGGTCCGAACTATCAGGGCGCGCTCGATTGCGTGCGCGAGACGAAGCCGGAAATGGCAGCCTGCAACGCTGGCTCGCTCAACTACCTGAAGGCGAAGGCCGACGGCACCTGGGCCTGGCCACCCCATGTGTTCGACAATCCACCCGACAAGATCCAGAAATATATCGACGTGATGAAGGTGGCGAAGTCGCTGCCCGAGTTCGAATGTTTTGACGTGGGCATCGTGCGCAGCGTGGCGATGTATCGCGATGTTGGCATGTACGATGGCCCCATCGAATACAATTTCGTCATGGGCGTCGCGTCCGGCATGCCGGCCGATCCGGAATTGCTGCCGATCCTGCTCAAACTCAAATTGAAGGACGCCAACTGGAGCGTCACCGCCATCGGCCGAGAGGAAATCTGGCCGCTGCATCAGCGCTGCGCCGAACTCGGCGGGCACCTGCGCACCGGCCTTGAGGACACGTTCTATCTCGGCGACGGCACCAAGGTGACCTCGAACGGCCAGCTCATCGAAGGCATCGTTGCCTGCGCACGCAAGGCCGGGCGTGAAATCGCCTCGCCCGCCGAGGCGCGAAAAATTCTCAAGCTGATGCAGTAA
- a CDS encoding acyl-CoA dehydrogenase family protein produces the protein MNAPEQFADAPASPFLTAEHLAFRDMLRRFVTVEIEPFAAQWDEAGEFPRELYLKAASIGLLQLGFPEQYGGVPCDRFIAMITAQELARAGSGGVSASLKSHTIGAPPIVYGGSEELKARVLPEILAGRKISALAITEPGGGSDVANLRTTARRDGDHYVVKGEKTFITSGMRANYYTVAVRTGGEGASGVSLLLIERDTPGFSRTPLKKMGWWASDTATLYFDECRVPAGNLIGQENSGFKLIMKNFNSERLSMAAGCASAARVCIEDAIAYARERRTFGKRLADHQVIRHKIVDMAQRVAATQAMLEILIWRLEQGQNPVAEVCMCKNQATQTLAFCASEAVQIFGGAGYMRGPKVERIYREVKVNAIGGGTEEIMKDLASRQMGL, from the coding sequence ATGAATGCCCCGGAACAATTCGCGGACGCACCGGCCAGTCCCTTTCTGACTGCGGAACATCTGGCGTTCCGCGACATGCTGCGGCGCTTCGTGACCGTCGAGATCGAGCCTTTTGCGGCGCAATGGGACGAGGCCGGCGAATTCCCTCGCGAGCTTTATCTGAAAGCGGCCTCCATCGGCCTGCTTCAGCTTGGCTTTCCGGAGCAATATGGCGGCGTGCCCTGCGACCGCTTCATTGCCATGATCACTGCGCAGGAACTGGCGCGCGCCGGTTCGGGTGGCGTCAGCGCCAGCCTGAAAAGCCACACCATCGGCGCGCCGCCCATCGTCTATGGCGGCTCGGAGGAATTGAAGGCGCGCGTGCTGCCAGAAATTCTGGCGGGCCGGAAAATTTCCGCGCTGGCGATCACCGAACCCGGCGGCGGCTCCGATGTCGCGAACCTTCGCACCACCGCGCGGCGCGACGGCGATCATTATGTCGTCAAGGGCGAGAAGACCTTCATCACCTCCGGTATGCGAGCGAACTATTACACGGTCGCAGTGCGCACCGGCGGCGAAGGTGCCAGCGGCGTCAGTCTCCTGCTGATCGAACGCGACACGCCCGGCTTCTCGCGTACGCCGCTGAAAAAGATGGGCTGGTGGGCGTCTGACACCGCGACGCTCTATTTCGACGAGTGCCGCGTGCCCGCCGGAAACCTGATCGGCCAGGAGAATTCCGGCTTCAAGCTCATCATGAAGAATTTCAACAGCGAGCGGCTCTCCATGGCCGCGGGCTGCGCCTCGGCGGCGCGCGTCTGCATCGAGGACGCCATCGCCTATGCCCGCGAGCGGCGCACCTTCGGCAAGCGTCTCGCCGATCATCAGGTGATCCGCCACAAGATCGTGGACATGGCGCAGCGCGTCGCGGCCACACAGGCCATGCTGGAAATACTGATCTGGCGGCTGGAACAGGGCCAGAATCCGGTTGCCGAGGTCTGCATGTGCAAGAACCAGGCAACGCAGACACTGGCGTTTTGTGCATCCGAGGCCGTGCAGATATTCGGCGGCGCGGGCTATATGCGCGGCCCCAAGGTCGAGCGCATCTACCGGGAGGTGAAAGTCAACGCCATCGGCGGCGGCACCGAGGAAATCATGAAGGATCTGGCAAGCCGCCAGATGGGTCTTTGA
- a CDS encoding acyl-CoA dehydrogenase family protein, with protein MQFTQEHDAIRRTMQQFIKNEINPYVDQWERDEIYPAHQVFKKMGDLGLLGLCKPVEYGGAGLDYSYGMVMAEELGAINAGGVGMSIGVQTDMATPALARFGSDEMKREFLAPSIAGDYVACIGVSEPGAGSDVASIKTTARSDGDDYIINGGKMWITNGTQADWMCLLANTGEGPVHRNKSLICLPMKTKGVEVLRKLDKLGMHCSDTAEIRFTDVRIPKRNRIGDEGKGFTYQMLQFQEERLWAVAACLKSHEKTIDETIDYTRQRKAFGKPLLDNQVIHFRLAELKTEIELLRSLLYRACEEYIGGNDVTPLATMGKLKAGRLGREIPDACLQYWGGMGFMNETRVSRAYRDRRLTSIGGGADEVMLSVLCKYMGTLPEQ; from the coding sequence ATGCAGTTCACCCAGGAACACGACGCCATCCGCCGCACCATGCAGCAGTTCATCAAGAACGAAATCAATCCCTACGTGGACCAATGGGAGCGCGACGAAATCTATCCGGCGCATCAGGTGTTCAAGAAGATGGGCGATCTCGGCCTGCTCGGCCTGTGCAAGCCGGTCGAATACGGCGGCGCGGGGCTCGACTACAGCTACGGCATGGTGATGGCGGAAGAACTCGGCGCGATCAACGCCGGCGGCGTCGGCATGTCGATCGGCGTGCAGACCGACATGGCGACGCCGGCGCTGGCGCGTTTCGGCTCCGACGAGATGAAGCGGGAGTTCCTCGCGCCATCCATCGCGGGCGACTACGTCGCCTGCATCGGCGTGTCGGAGCCGGGCGCAGGCTCCGACGTGGCCTCGATCAAGACCACCGCGCGCTCCGATGGCGACGATTACATCATCAACGGCGGCAAGATGTGGATCACCAACGGCACGCAGGCCGACTGGATGTGCCTGCTCGCCAACACCGGCGAAGGCCCGGTCCACCGCAACAAGTCGCTGATCTGCCTGCCGATGAAGACCAAGGGCGTGGAAGTCCTGCGCAAGCTGGACAAGCTCGGCATGCATTGCTCGGACACGGCGGAAATCCGTTTCACCGACGTGCGTATCCCGAAGCGCAACCGCATCGGCGACGAAGGCAAGGGCTTCACCTACCAGATGCTGCAATTCCAGGAAGAGCGGCTGTGGGCGGTGGCGGCGTGCCTGAAATCCCACGAAAAGACCATCGACGAGACCATCGACTACACGCGCCAGCGCAAGGCATTCGGCAAGCCGCTGCTCGACAATCAGGTGATCCACTTCCGGCTCGCCGAATTGAAGACCGAAATCGAGCTGCTGCGCTCCCTGCTCTATCGCGCCTGCGAAGAATATATCGGCGGCAATGACGTGACGCCGCTGGCGACGATGGGCAAGCTCAAGGCCGGCCGCCTCGGCCGGGAAATTCCCGACGCCTGCCTGCAATACTGGGGCGGCATGGGCTTCATGAACGAAACCCGCGTCAGCCGGGCCTATCGCGACCGGCGGCTGACCTCGATCGGCGGCGGCGCCGACGAAGTGATGCTGAGCGTGCTGTGCAAATACATGGGCACGCTGCCGGAGCAGTAG
- a CDS encoding glutathione S-transferase family protein, with translation MLTLFHCASARSFRPLWALEEIGIPYELKMLPFPPRFLKREYLELNPLGTIPLLIDGDTRMTESSAICLYLVTKYGPTPLNVAVDEPAYGAYLNWLFFGEATLTFPQTIYFRYAQLEPDEKKNPQAAADYARWFLARLRALETAVSQSDWVCAGRFTAADISVGYALMFAQSNGLSAQFSPAVAAYWERLKNREGFRKAIAAQDRAGAEQGVAARVPAAT, from the coding sequence ATGCTGACACTTTTCCATTGCGCCAGCGCGCGCTCGTTCCGGCCGCTGTGGGCGCTGGAAGAGATCGGCATCCCCTACGAACTCAAGATGCTGCCGTTCCCGCCGCGCTTCCTGAAACGCGAATACCTCGAACTCAATCCGCTTGGGACGATCCCGCTGCTGATCGACGGCGACACGCGGATGACCGAATCCTCCGCGATCTGCCTCTATCTCGTGACCAAGTACGGTCCGACACCGCTGAACGTCGCCGTCGATGAGCCGGCCTATGGCGCCTATCTGAACTGGCTGTTTTTCGGCGAAGCAACCCTGACTTTCCCGCAGACCATCTATTTCCGCTATGCACAGCTTGAGCCGGACGAGAAAAAGAACCCGCAGGCCGCTGCCGACTATGCGCGCTGGTTTCTGGCCCGGTTGCGGGCGCTGGAAACAGCCGTCTCGCAATCGGACTGGGTGTGCGCCGGACGCTTCACGGCCGCCGACATCTCGGTCGGATACGCGCTGATGTTTGCGCAGTCCAACGGCCTGTCTGCGCAGTTCTCGCCGGCCGTGGCCGCGTACTGGGAGCGGCTCAAGAATCGCGAGGGTTTTCGCAAGGCCATCGCGGCGCAGGACCGCGCCGGCGCCGAGCAAGGCGTCGCCGCCAGAGTTCCGGCGGCAACTTAA
- a CDS encoding AraC family transcriptional regulator — translation MLALNSGRSDRFMLISSERIFYAGLHGKPSLRTLGALAICVPLHGMARLEIVGQPPRTAEILAVPAYIPHKITSDSREVLGLMIEPESVCDEDLAEIIRQCDDPVTASRLAARFREIYASMALSGTNGFTSADFDQIFLQRRLRPRDLDTRISTIVSRFQAKPSSSISGEDCANDVRLSLSRFLHLFKDETSMNFKTFRAWKRGRNILHHVNVERNLAHFALDAGYPDSTHFSHSLRRIYGLQPSAIFSGSRRLQIINGRDVSNEALGVRA, via the coding sequence ATGCTTGCGCTGAACTCCGGCCGGTCCGACCGCTTCATGCTGATCAGTTCGGAGCGTATATTCTACGCGGGCCTGCACGGTAAGCCGTCGTTACGCACGCTCGGCGCGCTTGCGATTTGCGTGCCGCTGCACGGCATGGCTCGTCTTGAAATCGTGGGCCAACCGCCGCGCACCGCCGAAATTCTCGCCGTTCCAGCCTATATTCCACATAAGATCACATCGGACTCGCGCGAAGTGCTCGGCCTGATGATCGAGCCGGAATCGGTCTGCGACGAGGACCTCGCCGAGATTATCCGCCAGTGCGACGATCCGGTTACGGCCAGCCGGCTCGCGGCGCGATTCCGCGAGATCTATGCGTCGATGGCGCTGAGCGGGACCAACGGTTTTACCTCTGCGGACTTCGACCAGATATTCTTGCAGCGCCGCCTGAGACCGCGCGATCTGGATACCCGCATTTCCACCATCGTGTCGCGATTTCAGGCAAAGCCCTCCAGCAGCATTTCTGGAGAGGACTGTGCCAACGATGTCAGGCTGTCGCTGTCGCGCTTCCTGCATCTGTTCAAGGACGAGACCAGCATGAACTTCAAGACTTTCCGCGCCTGGAAACGCGGACGGAATATCCTCCATCACGTCAATGTCGAGCGGAATCTGGCCCACTTCGCGCTCGATGCGGGCTATCCGGATTCGACCCACTTCAGCCATTCGCTGCGGCGCATTTATGGATTGCAGCCGAGTGCGATCTTCTCCGGCTCGCGCCGCCTGCAAATCATCAACGGCAGAGATGTGTCGAACGAGGCATTGGGAGTGCGGGCTTAA
- a CDS encoding enoyl-CoA hydratase-related protein yields MAYEFAKVERKGPLTIVTLNRPEVMNAVHSPMHFELHRLFNEFSQDPEQWIAIVTGAGDRAFSAGNDLKWQAQGGQRGWDTSGFAGLTHRFDCDKPIIAAVNGVAMGGGFEIALACDLIIASENATFALPEPRVGLAALAGGLHRLPRLIGLKRAMGMILTGRHVPAREGFELGFVNEVVPKGEALAGAERWANLILQNGPMSIRASKQAMHRGLGVSLEQALAEQFDYPAVKALAASEDYIEGPKAFAEKRPPQWKGR; encoded by the coding sequence ATGGCTTACGAATTCGCCAAGGTCGAACGCAAAGGTCCGCTCACCATCGTCACGCTCAATCGGCCGGAGGTGATGAATGCAGTGCATTCGCCGATGCATTTCGAACTGCATCGCCTGTTCAACGAATTCAGCCAGGATCCGGAGCAATGGATCGCCATTGTTACGGGTGCAGGCGACAGAGCGTTTTCCGCCGGCAATGACCTGAAGTGGCAGGCCCAGGGCGGCCAGCGCGGTTGGGACACCAGCGGCTTTGCCGGACTGACCCATCGCTTCGATTGCGACAAGCCGATCATTGCCGCCGTCAATGGCGTGGCGATGGGCGGCGGGTTCGAGATCGCACTGGCCTGTGATCTGATTATCGCATCGGAAAACGCGACCTTCGCCCTGCCCGAGCCGCGCGTCGGCCTCGCCGCACTCGCAGGCGGATTGCACAGGTTGCCCCGCCTGATCGGCCTGAAGCGCGCGATGGGGATGATCTTGACCGGACGCCACGTTCCGGCGCGAGAGGGCTTCGAACTCGGTTTCGTCAACGAAGTGGTTCCGAAGGGCGAAGCGCTGGCCGGTGCCGAACGCTGGGCCAATCTCATTCTACAAAACGGCCCGATGTCGATCCGCGCCTCCAAGCAGGCCATGCATCGCGGCCTCGGCGTGTCGCTGGAACAGGCCCTTGCCGAACAGTTCGATTATCCCGCCGTCAAGGCGCTGGCCGCGTCCGAGGATTACATCGAGGGTCCGAAGGCTTTTGCGGAAAAGCGCCCGCCACAGTGGAAGGGGCGATAG
- a CDS encoding DUF6285 domain-containing protein yields MQDRPTPVELINAVTEFLRTDIAPRLSGHGAFKLRVAINALDLVARQISHEAGSNDAERASLAKLLGTSGSLEDLNRLLSMRIASGDMGFETPGLTDHLWRATMDKLAVDQPNYASYRRERDT; encoded by the coding sequence ATGCAGGATCGCCCCACGCCCGTCGAACTGATCAACGCGGTCACGGAATTTCTCCGCACCGACATCGCGCCGCGACTGTCCGGACATGGCGCGTTCAAATTGCGCGTTGCCATCAACGCGCTCGATCTGGTCGCGCGACAGATCTCCCATGAAGCGGGCAGCAACGACGCCGAAAGGGCAAGCCTGGCAAAGCTGCTCGGCACATCCGGCTCACTGGAGGACCTGAACCGGCTGCTTTCCATGCGTATCGCCAGCGGCGACATGGGCTTCGAGACGCCGGGCCTGACAGATCATCTCTGGCGGGCCACAATGGACAAACTCGCCGTCGACCAGCCGAACTACGCGTCCTACCGGCGAGAGCGCGATACTTAG
- a CDS encoding phosphotransferase family protein has protein sequence MTIESPVKAGIVNWFPGATGIDGLSQLSGGASQETWSFDVVHPSGNIPVILRRAPAGSGAAPGRAAGLEAEAALMQQACDGGIPSPRVRYVLRAEDGLGSGFIMERIEGETIPRKILRDAQFARARSLLTAQLGKAIAGIHALDKSRLPKLRLMTIVGEIGDLAAEYKSFDWPRPVFDLALRWLRDNAPPPSDTVTLVHGDFRNGNLIIGPEGLRAVLDWELAHLGDPMEDLGWICVNSWRFGEIDKPVGGFGTREEFFAAYESTSGRAVDVPRVTFWEVLGTLRWGLMCCGMMQRFRAGPDRSIERAMIGRRASETEIDLLRLLVPRRGS, from the coding sequence ATGACAATTGAAAGTCCGGTCAAAGCCGGCATCGTAAACTGGTTTCCCGGAGCCACGGGGATCGACGGCCTGTCGCAACTGTCCGGCGGCGCAAGCCAGGAAACCTGGTCGTTCGACGTTGTGCATCCATCGGGAAACATCCCGGTGATCCTTCGCCGCGCGCCTGCGGGTTCCGGCGCTGCGCCAGGCCGCGCGGCGGGTCTCGAGGCGGAAGCCGCTCTCATGCAGCAGGCCTGTGACGGGGGAATCCCGTCGCCGCGTGTGCGTTACGTGTTGCGCGCGGAGGATGGCCTCGGCAGCGGCTTCATCATGGAGCGAATCGAAGGCGAAACCATTCCGCGCAAGATCTTGCGCGACGCGCAATTCGCCCGCGCCCGCTCGCTCCTGACCGCTCAACTCGGCAAGGCCATAGCCGGCATTCACGCGCTGGATAAATCGCGTTTGCCGAAGCTGCGGCTGATGACGATTGTTGGCGAGATCGGCGATCTCGCGGCTGAGTACAAGTCGTTCGACTGGCCGCGGCCGGTGTTCGATCTCGCGTTGCGCTGGCTGCGCGACAATGCACCTCCGCCGTCGGACACCGTGACGCTGGTGCATGGCGATTTCCGCAATGGCAATCTGATCATCGGTCCGGAAGGATTGCGCGCGGTGCTCGACTGGGAACTGGCGCATCTTGGCGATCCGATGGAAGACCTCGGCTGGATTTGCGTCAATTCATGGCGCTTCGGCGAAATCGACAAGCCGGTCGGCGGCTTTGGCACGCGCGAGGAGTTTTTCGCGGCGTATGAATCAACATCGGGCAGGGCGGTTGATGTGCCGCGTGTGACATTCTGGGAAGTGCTGGGCACGTTGCGCTGGGGCCTCATGTGCTGCGGCATGATGCAGCGGTTTCGTGCCGGCCCCGATCGTTCGATCGAGCGGGCCATGATCGGCCGCCGCGCTTCGGAAACCGAAATCGATCTATTGCGGCTGTTGGTGCCGCGCCGAGGGAGTTGA
- a CDS encoding ABC transporter substrate-binding protein encodes MSRSFKAFGLAVGAVALSHLPALAQTKVTNEGISPTEIVIGSHQDLSGPIKVWGVPVSNGMKMAVDEINAAGGINGRKFKLILEDSGYDPKRAVLASQKMIEKDKIFAMVGPMGSPTVLAAQDILFDAGVLQLFPLTAAEFTFKFDPAKPQERLKFNNILPYVESTRAAIKHMVEWKKFAKPCIMHQDDEYGKSVLDGFNQQTAAMKLTPASVTSYKRGASDFSAQVAKMKSDGCDMVVLGTVIRETIGAMAEAKKLGWDVTFLGATPTNVLEVPALGKDAVEGLYAAAGFEIPYEDTAKGKVKDWLVNYKKAFGTDANTQAIIGYNAVMTFAHYVNKAGKDLTGQKVLDAMESGDVFQDIFNSPPTKFSKTNHLASTVTQVQQVKGGRWVLVKDGLMF; translated from the coding sequence ATGTCAAGATCGTTCAAGGCGTTTGGCCTTGCGGTGGGCGCCGTCGCGCTGTCCCACTTGCCGGCCCTCGCGCAGACCAAGGTGACCAACGAAGGCATTTCGCCGACCGAGATCGTCATCGGCTCGCATCAGGATCTGTCCGGGCCGATCAAGGTCTGGGGTGTGCCGGTGTCCAACGGCATGAAAATGGCGGTTGACGAAATCAACGCCGCCGGCGGCATCAACGGCCGCAAGTTCAAGCTGATCCTGGAAGACAGCGGCTACGATCCGAAGCGCGCGGTGCTGGCGTCGCAGAAGATGATCGAGAAGGACAAGATCTTCGCCATGGTCGGCCCGATGGGATCGCCGACGGTGCTGGCGGCGCAGGACATTCTGTTCGACGCAGGCGTGTTGCAGCTCTTCCCGCTGACGGCGGCGGAGTTTACCTTCAAGTTCGATCCGGCGAAGCCGCAGGAACGGCTGAAGTTCAACAACATCCTGCCTTACGTCGAAAGCACGCGGGCTGCGATCAAGCACATGGTCGAATGGAAGAAGTTCGCCAAGCCCTGCATCATGCATCAGGACGACGAGTACGGCAAAAGCGTGCTCGACGGCTTCAACCAGCAGACGGCTGCGATGAAGCTGACGCCGGCGTCGGTCACCAGCTACAAGCGCGGTGCTTCCGATTTCAGCGCGCAGGTCGCCAAGATGAAGTCCGATGGCTGCGATATGGTGGTGCTTGGCACTGTCATTCGCGAAACCATCGGCGCGATGGCGGAAGCCAAGAAGCTCGGCTGGGATGTGACGTTCCTCGGCGCGACGCCGACCAACGTGCTTGAGGTGCCAGCGCTCGGCAAGGATGCCGTCGAGGGACTTTATGCTGCGGCAGGCTTCGAGATTCCTTACGAGGACACCGCGAAGGGCAAGGTCAAGGACTGGCTGGTGAACTACAAGAAGGCGTTCGGCACCGACGCCAACACCCAGGCCATTATTGGCTACAATGCCGTGATGACGTTTGCGCACTACGTTAACAAGGCGGGCAAGGACCTGACCGGCCAGAAGGTGCTGGATGCGATGGAGTCCGGAGACGTGTTCCAGGACATCTTCAATTCGCCGCCGACCAAGTTCTCCAAGACCAACCACCTCGCCAGCACTGTGACGCAGGTCCAGCAGGTCAAGGGCGGCCGCTGGGTGCTGGTGAAGGACGGCCTGATGTTTTAG